CGGGCTCCGCCAGGCGCGACAGCGCCGCCAGCAACTCCGGCGTAGCGGGCGTCGGCTCGCTGCGCTCGCGCACCTCGCTGAACATCTCGTTCACGGTATCCAGGGCTTGCAGCACCACATCCATGAGCTCGGCGTCCACACGGCGTACGCCCTTGCGGAGGATGTCGAAAACGTTCTCGGCGATGTGGCAGCACTCCACCAGGGCGTTGAGCTGGAGGAAGCCAGCGCCGCCCTTGACGGTGTGAAAGCCACGGAAGATCGCATTGAGCAGGTCCATATCGTCCGGGCGGCTTTCCAGCTCGACCAATTGCTCGGACAGTTGCTCCAAAATCTCGCCGGCCTCTACCAGGAAGTCCTGGAGGATTTCTTCATCGGCGTCGAAGCTCATATGAGCGCTCCCTAGAAACCAAGGCTGGATAGCAGATCGTCGACGTCGTCCTGACCGGACACCACGTCTTCCCGTTTATCGGCATTCATCTGCGGACCTTCACCCCTGGAGGTGTCTTTTTGTTTGTCGGCCTCGGCACGCAACGCATTGTGGTCGTGCTCGATACCCACGAAACGGTCCACCTGGCTCGCCATCAGCACCAGCTTGACCAGATTGCTCTCCACCTCGGTGACCAGCTGGGTCACGCGCTTGATCACCTGGCCGGTGAGGTCCTGGTAATCCTGCGCCAGCAGGATGTCGTTGAGCTTGCCGGAGAGTGCGTCGGTATCACGCTGGCTGCGCGCCAGGAACTGGTCGACGCGACGGGCCAGCTCGCGGAATCCGTCCGCGCCGATTTCCCGGCGCATGAAGCGTCCCCACTGCTCGCGCAGCTGCAGGGCTTCGTCGCTGAGTCCGTTGAGCAATGGCGCACTCTCCTCCACCAGGTCCATGGTACGGTTGGCGGCCTTCTCGGTCATGTGCACCACGTAGCCCAGCCGGTCGGTCGCGTCGGCGATCTGCGACACTTCCTGGGCATGGGGCAGGCGCGGGTCGATCTGGAAGTTGACGATGGCGTTATGCAGCTCGCGGGTGAGCTTGCCGACCTCCAGGTACAGGCCGCGATCCCGGACCTGGTTGAGTTCTTGGATAAGTTGCACGGCGTCGGTGAAATTGCCTTTCTCCAGGCTGTCCACCAATTCCCGCGCACGGTCTTTCAGGGTCGACTCGAAGTCTCCCAGCAGGGGTTCTTTCTGGTCCATGGTGCCCTCGCGGCCGGCATCAGCCGTTGACCCGCTCGAAGATCTTCTCGATTTTTTCCTTCAGGACCTGGGCGGTGAAGGGCTTGACCACATAGCCGTTCACGCCGGCCTGGGCCGCTTCGATGATCTGGTCGCGCTTGGCTTCCGCGGTCACCATCAGGACTGGCAGGTGCTTCAGGCGTTCATCCGCCCGCACGGCGCGCAGCAGGTCGATGCCGGTCATGCCGGGCATGTTCCAGTCGGTGACGAGAAAGTCGAAGTTGCCGCTGTGGAGCATCGGCAGCGCCGTGGTGCCGTCGTCCGCTTCGGCGGTATTGGTGAAACCCAAATCGCGCAAGAGGTTCTTGATGATGCGTCTCATCGTCGAGAAATCGTCAACGATGAGGATTTTCATGTTCTTGTCCAAGTCGACCTCCGTACAGTCCTCAAACGCCCCTCTTGCCGGGCGCCGTTCAAATCTGGAAGCGGTGTGCCGTTCAGCGCGCGCGCCACTCGCCGAGACGCGCACGCAGGCGTGCGGCGCACTGGCTGTGCAATTGGCTGACCCGCGACTCGCTGACCCCCAGCACTTCCCCGATTTCCTTCAAATTCAGTTCTTCGTCGTAATACAGCGCCAGCACCAGGCGCTCACGCTCCGGCAGGTTCGCGATGGCATCGGCCAGCGCGGCCTGGAAGCGTTCTTCTTCCAGATCATGGGAGGGTGAGAATTGGGTGAAACCGGCGTCCTCGCGCACGCCGCCATGCTCGCCGTCCTGCAACAGGTCGTCGAAGCTGAACAGGCGGCTGCCCAAGGTGTCGCTCAGGATGCCGTAGTAGTCTTCGAGACTCAATCCAAGTTCGGCAGCAACTTCCTGATCTTTAGCGTCACGCCCCGTTCTCGCCTCGATAACGCGGATCGCGTCACTCACCATACGGGTGTTGCGGTGCACCGAACGCGGTGCCCAGTCGCCCTTGCGGACCTCGTCGAGCATGGCGCCGCGAATGCGGATGCCCGCGTAGGTTTCGAAGCTGGCACCCTTGGTGCCGTCGTATTTCTTGGAGGCTTCGAGCAAGCCGATCATCCCGGACTGCATCAGGTCTTCCACCTGCACGCTGGCCGGCAGGCGCGCGAGCAGGTGATAGGCGATGCGCTTGACCAGGGGGGCGTAGCGCTCGATCAACTGATGTTGCGAATCCCTTGCCTGTGTCTTGCCGTACATACGCAGTCCAGTAGCGGGTGTCATACGGGCGTTTCCGCGGGCGACTGTCTGACCAGACGCTCGACGAAGAACTCCAGGTGGCCTCTCGGATTGGCCGGCAGCGGCCAGCTGTCGACCTTCTGCGCGATGGCCTTGAAGGCCAGCGAGCACTTCGAGCGCGGGAAGGCCTCATAGACCGCGCGCTGCTTCTGTACCGCCTTGCGCACCGACTCGTCGTAGGGGACGGCGCCCACGTACTGCAGGGCGACATCCAGGAAGCGGTCGGTCACCTTGGTCAGCTTGGAGAAGAGGTTGCGCCCTTCCTGGGGGCTGTGGGCCATGTTGGCCAGAACCCGGAAGCGGCTCATGCCGTAATCGCGGTTGAGCAACTTGATAAGCGCGTAGGCGTCGGTGATGGAGGTGGGCTCGTCGCAGACCACCACTATGACTTCCTGCGCCGCGCGGACGAAGCTGACCACCGAGTCGCCAATCCCTGCGGCGGTGTCGATCACCAGCACATCGA
This genomic window from Pseudomonas furukawaii contains:
- a CDS encoding protein phosphatase CheZ; its protein translation is MDQKEPLLGDFESTLKDRARELVDSLEKGNFTDAVQLIQELNQVRDRGLYLEVGKLTRELHNAIVNFQIDPRLPHAQEVSQIADATDRLGYVVHMTEKAANRTMDLVEESAPLLNGLSDEALQLREQWGRFMRREIGADGFRELARRVDQFLARSQRDTDALSGKLNDILLAQDYQDLTGQVIKRVTQLVTEVESNLVKLVLMASQVDRFVGIEHDHNALRAEADKQKDTSRGEGPQMNADKREDVVSGQDDVDDLLSSLGF
- a CDS encoding chemotaxis response regulator CheY, producing the protein MKILIVDDFSTMRRIIKNLLRDLGFTNTAEADDGTTALPMLHSGNFDFLVTDWNMPGMTGIDLLRAVRADERLKHLPVLMVTAEAKRDQIIEAAQAGVNGYVVKPFTAQVLKEKIEKIFERVNG
- the fliA gene encoding RNA polymerase sigma factor FliA, yielding MTPATGLRMYGKTQARDSQHQLIERYAPLVKRIAYHLLARLPASVQVEDLMQSGMIGLLEASKKYDGTKGASFETYAGIRIRGAMLDEVRKGDWAPRSVHRNTRMVSDAIRVIEARTGRDAKDQEVAAELGLSLEDYYGILSDTLGSRLFSFDDLLQDGEHGGVREDAGFTQFSPSHDLEEERFQAALADAIANLPERERLVLALYYDEELNLKEIGEVLGVSESRVSQLHSQCAARLRARLGEWRAR
- the fleN gene encoding flagellar synthesis regulator FleN, with the translated sequence MGSMHPVQVIAVTGGKGGVGKTNVSVNLSLALADLGRRVMLLDADLGLANVDVLLGLTAKRTLADVINGECDLRDVLLQGPGGIRIVPAASGTQSMVQLSPMQHAGLIQAFSDISDNLDVLVIDTAAGIGDSVVSFVRAAQEVIVVVCDEPTSITDAYALIKLLNRDYGMSRFRVLANMAHSPQEGRNLFSKLTKVTDRFLDVALQYVGAVPYDESVRKAVQKQRAVYEAFPRSKCSLAFKAIAQKVDSWPLPANPRGHLEFFVERLVRQSPAETPV